Within the Bradyrhizobium ottawaense genome, the region AATCGATCAGAATTATTGCGCTGCAATCCTCGTTAGCTGTGTGAATGGGGCGGAAGCAATGCCTGAGTTCGACTGGCGGTCGCCGGAATCCTACAAGAGCCTGCAAAATGCTGACATCACCGACATTGCCTGGGAATGTCTTCGTCGCAACGTGGATTACCGACGCGACTACGAAGCGATGATCGCCAACAGTTGTGATGGCGAGGCAACCCCGGAATTCCGGAGGAGGTGGGGCATCTGCTTTCGCTCATGACCCGCAAGAGTCCTGTGGCAAGCAAGTTATCTTTTGGGCGCCAGAGGTTCTGCCGACTGTCGTTCCAGTTGCAGCAACCACGTCGCGCCTTAAGGGTGACACGCCTCAGCCACTGCTCGATCTTGCGGCCGGTCAGGTGCGGCGCGCCTCCGATGGATGGCACGCCATCCTTCGTGTGGGCACGCTTGAGCATCGTGTCTGGCTAAAAGAGCCGCCCGCTATCGGTACCAACTATGTGGCGGAGTTGCCGTTTGACAGCGATTTCGACGCACGCGCTTATGCTGCCCGAAGGCTTTGGCGCGCAATCAATGGGCGCCCTCCAGGACCTGCTTTTCACCAGCTATCCAAACAGAGACGCGAACGGCTCAGCGCCGCCATTCGCGCGCTCGATGCGCGCGGGGCTGGTAGCACTTATCGTGCGATCGCCGAGGTCTACTACGGCAAAAAGCGTATCCCGGATCGCGCCTGGAAAACGCACGATCTGCGCAATCGAACCATCCGTCTCGTGCAAGGCGGTCTCGCATTGATGCGCGGCGGCTATCGCGAACTTCTGCGCCCCAAGCGCAGAGACAAGTAGTGCCTCTTCGGGGATATCGAAAATCACCCCCCGATTATCGGCATCCCCCTGCGCGGGCCTGCTCCTCCATGATGACCGCACGCCCGCCGACACCACCGCCGGTACGCGTCGTCATCAAAGAGTTTTCAAATGCCCGATCCAATGGCCGGCTTACCGCCGCGATTCCTGCGCACGCCAGAGGCTGCACGACATCTGAGCCGTTTCGGCTGCACCCTTGAGAAGCACCGTGCGTACGGCACAGGACCGATCTATCGGAAGATCGGCGGTCGCGTCGTCTACGGGCTGGATGATCTGAAGGCTTGGGCTGATCTCGGCGCCAAGACATCGACCTCCGATCCAGGCAAGGCCAGCCATGGAAGCCGTACCGGCATAGGCTCAACGCATTGCACAGCCGTGCCGCCGGCCAGACGCACCGGTGCTTCGCGATGAACACGAACTCCATGTCGCTTCCCTCGCGAAGAAAGCTGCGGACTTTTTTTAGGATACCCGCTCAGCTAGCTGTTGACCTCGCGCCGGAGCTGCTCGATCTCCAGATCGACCTTCTGCCCATGGCCGGTGAACGAGTGAGCCCGGTCGAAACCGAACTCCTTCACCATTTGCGTAGAACGTTATCATGAACGTCCAGGTCCCACGAAGACCCGCGGTCCCTGATCAGCTTGACCGCCTCGACCTTGAACTCTCGACTGAATGTGCATCTCTGCAGGACCCGCCTCTGGCTTCATGAAACACCTGAACTTGGTGTCCATCGAACCGCCAGCAGCTCAATCAGCTGTCCACGCGCCCCCAAGCCCGATCAAAATCATAGCGAGCGTTACGCTTAAGTTACCCGGGCGAAGCAATTGATGCAGCGCGTTTAATCGCGTCTCGATTGAGGCTTTGGGCCGGTTTCGCCATCTAACGTCGTTTTGCCCAGTATCGGACCGGGTCTATCAGGTAACGCTCCAGCCAATTGTCGCCGGACAAAACGACCAAGATCATCCAACGGCAGACCTTGTTCGGATGACTTGCTTCGGATGTTGACCGATCGGGTAGGTCGAGCGACGATTTGCTTGGCTCTGGCTGCTGCTTCTGCCAGGCAAACCTGCTTTCGCAATTCGTGTACTTCCGACATGACTTTGGGAAGATTTAGATCCGTCCGCCCATACTGAAAATGACGTTTTTGAAGATTTACTTTCTGTCCCATTGCAACCCTCCAGCAGGACGAAACAGGTGCAGCCTACATGGAGGATGTCTTCTGCACAACGTTCGACATAAGTCGAAGACAAAGTGTTCCAAAAATGGAACCTCAGCGCAAAATCAGGATCGCTATGCTGCAGTTGTAAAGTTGATCGACCGCGACTTTGGATGGCTTCTGCGGCCAACTTAATCCGGTACCAACGATAGAAGACCATCATGAGATCGAAGGCTGGGGAGCCGCAGCCGCGAGAATCCGTTCAAGGTGGACGAAGTCACATCCGCTCGCTTGCGTAT harbors:
- a CDS encoding transcriptional regulator domain-containing protein: MPEFDWRSPESYKSLQNADITDIAWECLRRNVDYRRDYEAMIANSCDGEATPEFRRRWGICFRS
- a CDS encoding DUF2285 domain-containing protein, yielding MRRASDGWHAILRVGTLEHRVWLKEPPAIGTNYVAELPFDSDFDARAYAARRLWRAINGRPPGPAFHQLSKQRRERLSAAIRALDARGAGSTYRAIAEVYYGKKRIPDRAWKTHDLRNRTIRLVQGGLALMRGGYRELLRPKRRDK
- a CDS encoding helix-turn-helix transcriptional regulator — encoded protein: MPDPMAGLPPRFLRTPEAARHLSRFGCTLEKHRAYGTGPIYRKIGGRVVYGLDDLKAWADLGAKTSTSDPGKASHGSRTGIGSTHCTAVPPARRTGASR